One window from the genome of Cyclobacterium amurskyense encodes:
- a CDS encoding MOSC domain-containing protein yields MKIISTNIGTPTTFLWKGKEETTGIYKKPTNERLYLTKNDVLGDEISNRLNHGGYYKACYLFSAEQYPYWKDLYPDLDWSWGMFGENLTVSGFDEREVLLGAIYKVGDAMVQISQYREPCYKFGHKFGTQKVLKQFIEHGFGGTYVSILEEGHVGIGDEFILVERPENSLTVASLFQLVFAKEKNQELLKIAAKSKAIPPKKRILLSNCIE; encoded by the coding sequence ATGAAAATAATCTCAACGAATATTGGAACACCAACTACCTTTCTTTGGAAAGGCAAGGAAGAAACAACTGGCATCTATAAAAAGCCTACAAATGAACGGCTCTATTTAACGAAAAACGATGTTTTAGGTGATGAGATTTCCAATCGCTTGAATCATGGAGGCTATTATAAAGCCTGTTATTTGTTTTCTGCTGAACAATACCCCTACTGGAAGGATTTGTATCCTGATCTTGATTGGTCTTGGGGCATGTTTGGAGAAAACCTTACAGTTAGTGGATTTGATGAAAGAGAGGTGCTGTTGGGGGCGATTTATAAGGTAGGGGATGCCATGGTTCAGATTTCCCAATACAGAGAACCCTGTTATAAGTTTGGACATAAATTTGGAACCCAAAAAGTACTTAAGCAATTTATTGAACATGGTTTTGGTGGTACTTATGTAAGCATTCTAGAAGAAGGACATGTTGGTATTGGTGACGAATTTATCCTGGTAGAACGGCCTGAAAACAGTTTAACCGTGGCATCCTTATTTCAACTGGTATTCGCAAAAGAAAAGAACCAGGAATTGCTGAAAATTGCAGCTAAAAGCAAAGCAATTCCTCCCAAAAAGAGGATTTTATTAAGCAATTGTATTGAATAG
- a CDS encoding Crp/Fnr family transcriptional regulator, which translates to MVDLNRLKQIYKFGKELSLKDIQVLLKAAKNGSFRKKELLINEGSKRNDVFYIKSGLVRCFNINDKGEEITLKLIPEHQVVANVDLILFSQASRFFYEALENTEVFFIDYDVLQDLVSRNPKLEANRKYVLQRLLKESMERVESFVLLTPEERYLRFVKDYPGITNRVQDKYIANVLGITPVSLSRIRKRIATKN; encoded by the coding sequence ATGGTCGATTTAAACAGATTAAAACAAATTTATAAGTTTGGCAAGGAGCTTAGTTTAAAGGATATCCAGGTTTTATTAAAGGCTGCAAAAAATGGTTCATTTAGGAAGAAAGAGCTTCTCATAAATGAAGGCTCCAAAAGGAATGATGTTTTCTATATTAAAAGTGGTTTGGTTCGTTGTTTTAACATCAATGACAAGGGAGAAGAAATTACCTTAAAATTAATCCCAGAACATCAGGTTGTTGCCAATGTTGATTTGATTTTGTTTAGCCAAGCCTCCAGATTTTTTTATGAAGCATTGGAAAATACTGAGGTATTTTTTATTGATTATGATGTATTGCAGGATTTGGTTTCAAGGAATCCGAAATTAGAGGCCAATAGAAAGTATGTGCTTCAACGTTTATTAAAAGAGTCCATGGAGAGGGTTGAGTCTTTCGTCTTGCTAACTCCAGAAGAAAGGTACCTAAGGTTTGTAAAAGACTACCCAGGGATTACCAATAGGGTTCAGGATAAATACATTGCAAATGTTCTTGGCATTACTCCCGTTTCACTTAGCAGGATTAGAAAAAGGATAGCCACCAAAAACTAA
- a CDS encoding sterol desaturase family protein produces the protein MEGISLHYFTPIASNIIRYFMVAGTAFVIFYKFYPNKFFKNKIQLGLAKNKDFIREILHSVQSSFVIGLVIALFLFTPLRDYVAIYNDFHEYHFLWIPLSILLALILHDSYFYWMHRVVHHPKLFKSIHLTHHKSTNPSPWTSFSFHFYEAITEAMAVPLILCLIPMHPLSLILFGLLSFCINVYGHLGYEIAPKWFRNSLLFEVLISSTYHNLHHAKPKGNYGLYFRFWDRLLKTENPNYRMDYDRIQKRRFGQ, from the coding sequence ATGGAGGGAATAAGCCTTCACTATTTTACTCCTATAGCGAGCAATATTATTCGCTACTTTATGGTTGCAGGTACGGCTTTTGTGATTTTCTATAAGTTTTATCCCAATAAATTTTTTAAGAACAAAATTCAGTTGGGTCTTGCTAAGAATAAAGATTTTATCCGTGAGATTTTGCATTCAGTGCAATCGAGTTTTGTGATTGGACTGGTGATAGCTTTGTTTTTATTTACCCCACTCCGTGATTATGTTGCTATTTACAATGATTTTCATGAATACCATTTTCTGTGGATACCATTAAGCATACTATTAGCCTTAATACTGCATGACAGCTATTTTTATTGGATGCACAGGGTTGTACATCACCCTAAATTGTTCAAGAGTATACATTTAACTCATCATAAGTCTACAAATCCCTCTCCATGGACTTCATTTTCTTTTCATTTTTATGAAGCAATTACTGAAGCCATGGCTGTTCCTTTAATTTTATGTTTGATTCCCATGCATCCTTTGTCATTGATACTTTTTGGGTTATTGTCTTTTTGTATTAACGTTTATGGGCATTTAGGCTATGAAATTGCACCAAAATGGTTCAGGAACTCTCTTTTGTTTGAAGTACTCATTAGCTCAACTTATCATAATCTTCATCATGCAAAACCTAAGGGGAATTATGGTTTGTATTTTAGGTTTTGGGACAGGTTATTAAAGACGGAAAACCCAAATTATAGGATGGATTATGATCGAATACAAAAAAGAAGGTTTGGCCAATAG
- a CDS encoding DNA alkylation repair protein encodes MFSLAKKFQFMPVEEVVKLLRDENFDHRLGAVSILDWKARNKKTSLEERHAIYTAYIDNHQWINDWGMVDRAAPYVIGGYLFGKDKKPLYDLARSTNPMERRTAIVSTYYFIRKGEIEDTFKIAEILVNDSEHFVQTAVGSWVREAGKRDEERLKAFLNAYAATMPRVTLRVAIERFDPKLRKYYLDLVKQN; translated from the coding sequence CTGTTTTCTTTAGCGAAAAAATTTCAATTCATGCCAGTTGAGGAGGTGGTAAAATTACTTAGAGATGAAAATTTTGACCATCGACTAGGAGCTGTTTCAATTTTAGATTGGAAAGCACGGAATAAAAAAACATCTCTAGAAGAGAGGCATGCTATTTACACAGCATATATTGATAATCACCAATGGATTAACGATTGGGGAATGGTAGATAGAGCAGCCCCTTATGTTATTGGGGGTTACTTGTTTGGTAAGGACAAAAAGCCCCTGTATGATTTGGCCAGATCCACAAACCCTATGGAACGGCGTACGGCAATTGTTAGCACTTATTATTTTATTCGAAAGGGTGAAATAGAGGACACATTCAAGATTGCTGAAATACTTGTTAACGATTCAGAACACTTTGTTCAAACGGCTGTGGGGAGTTGGGTTAGAGAAGCGGGTAAAAGAGATGAAGAAAGATTAAAAGCCTTTTTGAATGCCTATGCGGCAACTATGCCGAGAGTTACTTTGAGGGTTGCCATTGAGAGGTTTGACCCTAAGCTGCGGAAATACTATCTGGATTTAGTCAAACAGAATTAA
- a CDS encoding bile acid:sodium symporter family protein has translation MESNVLTAVFLPLALAFIMLGMGLTLSLKDFKNIFVSPKALSLGLFCQLIMLPVLGFILILAFGLSGSMAVGVMIIASCPGGPTSNMITHLCKGDTALSISLTAMSSIITIVTIPLYINYSIIFFGEEGTVALPVLQTIVQITGVTLVPVAIGMFLKHLFPALSQKADKTVRIASIVFFVIIVGGAIFKEKDNIIGFFAEAGPVTLILNVLTFGFAFLLAKLFALPYKQQISISIESGIQNGTLGIMIAATLLQNSAMVIPVVIYSLIMFIASILVIVFAGKNEKPELASN, from the coding sequence ATGGAAAGTAATGTGTTAACTGCTGTTTTTCTCCCTTTAGCGCTGGCTTTTATTATGCTTGGCATGGGACTAACCCTAAGTTTAAAGGACTTTAAAAACATCTTTGTTTCCCCTAAGGCATTAAGTCTTGGTCTTTTTTGTCAATTAATTATGTTACCGGTCTTGGGATTTATCCTCATCCTTGCCTTTGGTCTCTCAGGTTCGATGGCTGTAGGCGTTATGATCATTGCAAGCTGCCCTGGAGGACCTACTTCCAATATGATCACCCACCTTTGCAAAGGTGATACGGCCCTTTCTATCAGCCTCACCGCGATGAGTTCTATCATAACGATCGTCACCATTCCTCTGTACATCAACTATTCGATTATCTTTTTTGGTGAAGAAGGAACAGTTGCACTACCTGTTTTACAAACCATTGTCCAAATAACCGGTGTGACGCTAGTTCCAGTCGCCATTGGTATGTTCTTAAAACATCTCTTTCCTGCCCTCTCCCAAAAAGCTGATAAAACAGTAAGAATCGCCTCTATTGTGTTTTTTGTAATCATTGTAGGTGGTGCCATCTTTAAGGAGAAAGACAATATTATCGGTTTCTTTGCCGAAGCAGGACCTGTTACCTTGATCTTGAATGTGCTTACCTTCGGTTTTGCCTTCTTGCTTGCCAAGCTTTTTGCATTGCCTTACAAGCAACAAATATCCATTAGTATTGAATCAGGCATTCAAAATGGCACACTTGGCATCATGATCGCGGCCACCTTATTGCAAAATTCCGCCATGGTGATCCCTGTGGTCATTTACAGTTTGATCATGTTTATTGCCTCCATATTGGTAATCGTATTTGCAGGGAAAAATGAAAAGCCTGAATTGGCGAGTAATTGA
- a CDS encoding phosphotransferase yields the protein MFITIPLEPKQISYLKGNGMLLSGEEVIDSYQAGKGNMNVTLKIKTNKRIFVLKQSRPYVVKFPEVPAPLNRIEIELKFYNEINKDNLLACFSPAVLGFDKNAWLLAIEHLDKGGDYLWLYENKNSLNKKVIDLLLTYLKKLHQLPVTDFPINQEMRKLNHQHIFVLPFLPDNGFNLDQIQEGLQDLSTMVKDKPELIEKINLLGERYLKPGDVLIHGDFYPGSWFETEKGLKIIDTEFAFLGEPEFDLAVMLAHLKLSSTAVSELLRIIESYPLKNEILAQYTGVEILRRLFGLAQLPLSLSLEEKKKLATFAINLIMNEKF from the coding sequence ATGTTTATTACAATCCCACTTGAACCCAAACAAATCTCCTACCTGAAAGGGAATGGAATGTTGCTTTCGGGCGAAGAAGTAATTGATTCGTATCAGGCAGGAAAAGGGAACATGAATGTCACCCTGAAGATAAAAACCAACAAACGCATCTTTGTCCTGAAACAATCACGGCCATATGTTGTCAAATTTCCGGAAGTGCCTGCCCCATTAAATAGGATAGAAATAGAATTAAAATTCTACAATGAAATAAATAAAGACAATTTATTGGCCTGCTTTTCTCCAGCCGTATTGGGATTTGATAAAAATGCCTGGCTCCTGGCCATAGAACACTTGGATAAAGGAGGCGATTATTTGTGGCTATATGAAAACAAAAACAGCCTCAATAAAAAGGTTATAGACCTTTTGTTGACCTATCTTAAAAAACTGCACCAATTACCCGTAACTGATTTCCCTATCAACCAAGAGATGAGGAAACTGAATCACCAGCACATTTTTGTATTGCCTTTTTTACCTGACAATGGATTTAACCTGGACCAAATCCAGGAAGGCTTACAAGATCTATCTACCATGGTGAAAGACAAGCCTGAACTAATAGAGAAAATAAATCTTTTAGGGGAAAGGTACCTGAAGCCGGGAGATGTGCTTATTCATGGAGATTTCTATCCAGGTAGCTGGTTTGAGACGGAAAAGGGATTAAAAATCATAGATACAGAATTTGCATTTTTAGGCGAGCCAGAATTTGATTTGGCCGTCATGTTAGCCCATTTAAAACTTTCATCCACTGCTGTAAGCGAACTACTCAGAATCATTGAAAGCTACCCCTTAAAAAATGAAATTTTAGCACAGTATACTGGTGTTGAAATATTGCGTAGACTGTTTGGCTTGGCACAACTTCCCCTTTCTCTATCCTTAGAAGAGAAAAAAAAATTAGCAACATTTGCCATAAATCTGATTATGAATGAGAAATTTTAA
- a CDS encoding AraC family transcriptional regulator, producing the protein MNYQTFQPHPDLQALVNCYWTLEVPAEKDAQKQRIIPDGCIEMAFILGDDVKRYTSEGEFIIQPRAMVLGQTIEPFYIEPTGYVNTFAIRFYPYGFANFVTIPIKNLVNKETPIELLFGEKDGNALEKKIIEASDSRERIGIIERFLLDKMNEKSTIDSIVKSTIDALLLTNGSASIGAILKGDLSKRRQLERNFLKQIGVSPKQLGKVIRLQTALKMMLNKETENLTNIAYESEYFDQAHFIKDFKEFTGINPKKFLGNESMALSTLFYK; encoded by the coding sequence ATGAATTACCAAACATTTCAACCTCATCCAGATTTACAAGCACTTGTAAATTGCTATTGGACCCTAGAAGTCCCAGCTGAAAAAGACGCTCAAAAACAAAGGATTATACCTGATGGCTGTATTGAAATGGCATTTATCCTGGGAGATGACGTAAAACGCTATACTTCCGAAGGAGAATTCATTATACAACCGCGTGCAATGGTGCTTGGGCAAACAATAGAACCTTTTTATATTGAGCCAACAGGTTATGTCAATACTTTTGCGATTCGATTTTACCCTTATGGTTTTGCGAACTTCGTAACCATTCCGATTAAAAACCTGGTGAATAAGGAAACGCCAATTGAATTGTTGTTTGGTGAAAAAGACGGAAATGCCTTAGAAAAAAAGATAATTGAGGCAAGCGATAGTAGGGAACGAATAGGGATAATTGAAAGGTTTCTTTTAGATAAGATGAACGAAAAATCAACTATTGATTCTATCGTAAAATCGACCATTGATGCCCTGTTATTAACAAATGGAAGTGCTTCAATAGGTGCAATTCTTAAAGGGGATCTATCCAAAAGGAGACAACTTGAAAGAAATTTTTTGAAACAAATAGGTGTTAGCCCAAAGCAGTTAGGTAAAGTAATCCGATTACAAACTGCGCTAAAAATGATGCTCAACAAAGAGACTGAAAACCTCACCAATATCGCTTATGAAAGTGAGTATTTTGACCAAGCCCATTTTATAAAAGATTTTAAAGAGTTTACCGGCATCAACCCGAAAAAGTTTTTAGGCAATGAAAGTATGGCACTTTCTACCCTTTTCTACAAATAG
- a CDS encoding DapH/DapD/GlmU-related protein: MINIGQYIDGFNLLFPQSINKAPWEFINDLENTINERISKLSSEYRIEDNIAIHKTATVEQGAILKGSLIISENCFIGAHAYFRGPIYLGKSVKIGPGSEVKQSIILDNSAIAHFNYIGNSVIGKNINFEAGSICANHFNERQIKTIFIKHNGQLIDTKTEKFGSLVGDNSKIGANAVLSPGSILEVNSIVKRLELIEQVK, translated from the coding sequence ATGATAAATATTGGGCAATATATTGACGGGTTTAATTTACTTTTCCCTCAAAGCATCAATAAAGCGCCTTGGGAGTTTATCAACGACTTGGAAAACACCATTAATGAACGAATATCCAAACTGTCATCTGAATATAGGATTGAAGACAATATAGCAATACATAAAACGGCAACGGTAGAACAAGGCGCAATTTTGAAGGGGAGCCTAATTATTTCTGAAAATTGCTTTATAGGAGCACACGCTTACTTTAGAGGGCCTATTTATTTAGGTAAATCTGTTAAAATCGGTCCGGGTTCAGAAGTCAAACAATCGATAATTTTAGACAACTCTGCAATAGCCCACTTCAACTATATTGGGAACAGTGTAATAGGCAAAAACATTAATTTTGAAGCAGGTTCAATTTGTGCCAACCACTTTAATGAAAGACAGATTAAAACGATTTTCATTAAGCATAATGGACAGCTAATTGATACAAAAACAGAAAAATTCGGGTCATTGGTAGGCGATAATTCTAAAATTGGTGCCAATGCAGTATTGTCTCCAGGTTCAATTTTAGAAGTAAACAGTATCGTCAAAAGACTCGAATTAATTGAACAAGTAAAGTAA
- a CDS encoding ADP-ribosylglycohydrolase family protein, which produces MRNFNFCIYVFIGCCLWACEGGKQENTNKADLPVSELSKSELSDKVKGLIVGSAIGDAMGAPTEMWAREDIQKTYGWVTGLDTMVREVSPEGIWKANLPAGGTTDDTRWKALIVDFMSEQNSLSLDVDAFSNHIIQTYEAYFNRYKSLKPDQTKDLEETNLKVLWLQEWYKVSLAIKENKLKPYQKAMGKFYGGEMVCAGLLYAPALGLLYPSDPEMAYNQAYNLSIYDLGLAKDISALSAAMTSAALTANGNQNEVLRVLKDIDPEGYFSSRLVGRSSYRVYELALDIVAEAKDSLGTELKPNKTTLIPESSILRAYQLLDQNLQDMPFHAAEIHLQVLTAMLFNDFKFKETMIFLVNYGRDNDTTAAIAGAILGAYHGYAQLPIEMREQVEKVNDELLDINLEKLAEKQINNTLSLYLWPD; this is translated from the coding sequence ATGAGAAATTTTAACTTTTGTATCTATGTTTTCATTGGCTGTTGTTTATGGGCCTGTGAAGGGGGAAAACAAGAGAATACTAATAAAGCTGACTTACCAGTTTCCGAACTAAGCAAATCTGAACTATCTGATAAAGTGAAAGGCCTAATTGTGGGAAGTGCCATTGGTGATGCCATGGGAGCTCCTACAGAAATGTGGGCCAGGGAAGATATTCAAAAGACCTATGGTTGGGTTACTGGTTTGGACACCATGGTTCGAGAAGTCTCGCCAGAGGGAATATGGAAGGCCAATCTACCAGCTGGAGGTACTACAGATGATACCCGTTGGAAAGCCTTGATTGTGGATTTCATGTCGGAGCAAAATAGCCTGAGCCTAGATGTAGACGCCTTCTCTAATCACATTATACAAACTTACGAAGCATATTTTAACAGGTACAAATCCTTGAAGCCTGACCAAACTAAAGACTTGGAAGAGACAAACCTTAAAGTCTTGTGGTTACAAGAATGGTATAAGGTCTCTCTTGCCATAAAGGAAAATAAACTCAAACCTTACCAAAAGGCCATGGGTAAATTCTATGGTGGTGAAATGGTATGTGCCGGCTTATTGTATGCCCCTGCTCTGGGCTTATTGTACCCCAGCGACCCGGAAATGGCCTACAATCAAGCCTATAATTTAAGTATTTACGATCTGGGACTGGCCAAAGACATAAGTGCCCTCTCTGCTGCTATGACATCTGCTGCACTTACTGCTAATGGTAATCAAAATGAGGTTTTGCGTGTTTTAAAGGATATAGACCCCGAAGGTTACTTCTCTAGTCGTCTTGTAGGTAGAAGCAGTTATCGGGTATATGAGTTGGCTCTGGATATTGTTGCAGAAGCCAAAGACAGTTTAGGTACAGAATTAAAACCAAACAAAACCACCTTAATCCCAGAGTCCTCTATTCTTCGTGCCTACCAACTCCTGGATCAGAACCTCCAAGACATGCCTTTCCATGCTGCCGAAATCCACCTTCAGGTACTTACAGCCATGCTTTTCAACGATTTCAAATTTAAGGAGACAATGATTTTCCTAGTAAATTATGGGAGAGACAATGATACTACCGCAGCGATTGCTGGGGCGATTTTAGGTGCATACCACGGCTATGCCCAACTACCCATAGAAATGCGGGAACAGGTGGAAAAAGTAAATGATGAATTATTGGACATAAATCTTGAAAAATTGGCGGAAAAGCAAATTAATAATACCCTTTCACTATACTTATGGCCCGATTAA
- a CDS encoding DEAD/DEAH box helicase, with protein MSFVKLKLHPSILSNITSLGYESPTPIQTQAIPVLIKGRDLLGIAKTGSGKTVSYVVPILNKMAYGPAPKKSRQPKVLVLVPSRELAIQVVEVFKELSHKLPHPIKSMAIYGGVSINPQMKAIFGVDILVATPGRLLDLQRSSAIDLSKVETLVLDEADKMLNLGFEKEMQEIFALLPSKRQNMLFSATLSDQLAGINRVLLSNPEVVEVKDNAEDVELINLSGYFVSDERKGPLLRHLLRENEMSQVLVFTSSGVKADAVARKLYNNGFEADSIHGKKSQFARLKALEDFKSGKIQVLVATDLISRGIDFLELPYVINYELPRSPKDFVHRVGRTGRAKTEGLAITFVTRDETHHFKVILKKMKRYIDMVDSETLDF; from the coding sequence ATGTCTTTTGTAAAACTCAAGCTCCATCCTTCGATACTATCCAATATTACTTCTCTGGGATATGAGAGCCCTACGCCTATTCAAACTCAAGCCATCCCTGTGTTAATCAAAGGAAGGGATCTACTAGGAATCGCTAAAACAGGCTCAGGCAAGACAGTTAGTTATGTGGTGCCAATATTGAATAAAATGGCCTATGGACCTGCGCCTAAAAAAAGTAGGCAGCCAAAAGTTCTGGTTCTAGTCCCGTCTCGAGAATTGGCTATTCAGGTTGTCGAAGTATTTAAAGAATTGTCTCATAAGTTACCCCATCCGATCAAATCTATGGCCATCTATGGTGGTGTATCCATCAATCCTCAAATGAAAGCTATTTTCGGAGTGGACATATTAGTTGCCACCCCAGGACGATTGCTAGACTTACAAAGGTCCAGTGCTATAGATCTATCAAAGGTGGAAACATTAGTGTTAGATGAAGCTGATAAGATGTTAAATCTTGGTTTCGAAAAAGAAATGCAAGAGATCTTTGCGCTTTTGCCTAGCAAAAGGCAAAACATGTTGTTTTCGGCAACATTAAGTGATCAGTTGGCAGGAATCAACCGGGTATTGCTTTCAAATCCAGAAGTTGTGGAAGTTAAAGACAATGCTGAAGATGTGGAATTGATAAACTTATCTGGCTACTTCGTGAGTGATGAGCGCAAAGGCCCTTTGCTAAGACACTTACTCAGAGAAAATGAAATGAGCCAAGTATTGGTATTTACCTCTTCTGGGGTTAAAGCAGATGCGGTAGCTAGAAAGCTATACAATAATGGGTTTGAAGCAGATTCAATCCATGGGAAGAAGAGTCAGTTTGCAAGATTAAAGGCATTAGAGGATTTCAAATCCGGAAAAATACAAGTATTGGTGGCTACAGATTTGATCTCTAGAGGGATTGATTTCCTTGAGCTTCCTTATGTTATAAATTATGAATTGCCTAGATCTCCTAAGGACTTTGTACACCGAGTAGGCCGTACTGGGAGAGCCAAAACTGAGGGCTTGGCCATCACTTTTGTAACAAGAGATGAAACCCACCACTTCAAAGTAATTCTGAAGAAAATGAAGCGTTATATCGATATGGTGGACAGTGAAACCTTAGATTTTTAA
- a CDS encoding VOC family protein produces the protein MNKAILYTATLLSFSMMACNSQNESKTEAIAVDTQVNKKKNDMKSHVSIFEIPATDLSRAVDFYQAILGIPIEKMEMPGMEMGIFPYEEQMVTGVLMKGEGYNPSADGVTLYLNGGDDLQNILGKVEPNGGEIIVPKTAHADDSGFFALFLDTEGNKLGLHSPN, from the coding sequence ATGAACAAAGCCATACTTTATACAGCCACATTACTAAGCTTTAGTATGATGGCTTGCAACAGCCAAAACGAATCCAAAACCGAAGCAATAGCGGTTGACACTCAGGTAAATAAAAAGAAAAACGATATGAAAAGCCATGTTTCAATTTTTGAAATTCCAGCCACGGATCTTTCAAGAGCAGTAGATTTTTATCAAGCAATTTTAGGCATTCCCATTGAGAAAATGGAGATGCCAGGTATGGAAATGGGAATATTTCCATACGAAGAACAAATGGTTACAGGCGTTTTAATGAAAGGGGAAGGGTACAATCCTTCAGCTGACGGCGTTACCCTTTACCTTAATGGTGGAGATGACCTGCAAAACATACTTGGTAAGGTCGAACCCAATGGAGGGGAAATTATTGTCCCGAAAACAGCCCATGCGGATGACAGTGGGTTTTTCGCCTTGTTTTTAGATACGGAAGGAAATAAACTTGGTCTACATTCGCCTAATTAG
- the gloA2 gene encoding SMU1112c/YaeR family gloxylase I-like metalloprotein, producing MKIDKLHHIAIICSDYNRSKKFYTDILGFTIDKEIYREERQSYKLDLSLNGEYLIELFSFPDPPSRPSRPEANGLRHIAFGVKDIKEAIEYLKLKEVVAEEVRIDEFTNKKFTFIADPDNLPIEFYEV from the coding sequence GTGAAAATTGATAAGCTACACCACATCGCAATAATTTGTTCGGACTACAATAGATCTAAAAAGTTTTACACCGATATTTTGGGATTTACGATTGACAAAGAAATCTACAGAGAAGAAAGGCAATCCTATAAACTTGACCTTTCCTTAAACGGGGAATATTTAATCGAACTTTTCTCTTTTCCAGACCCACCATCAAGACCCTCAAGGCCCGAAGCGAATGGTTTGAGGCATATTGCTTTTGGAGTAAAGGATATAAAGGAGGCGATTGAATATTTGAAATTAAAGGAGGTAGTAGCAGAAGAAGTTCGAATAGATGAATTCACCAATAAGAAGTTTACCTTTATCGCTGACCCAGACAATTTGCCAATCGAATTTTACGAAGTATGA